From the Primulina tabacum isolate GXHZ01 chromosome 3, ASM2559414v2, whole genome shotgun sequence genome, one window contains:
- the LOC142540881 gene encoding NAP1-related protein 2-like isoform X2 codes for MGADKGKKRISGQAEEENNGAEHVEGDLVISVEKLQEIQEELQKINEEASEKVLEVEQKYNEIRKPVYDKRNDLIKSIPDFWLTAFLSHPVLSELLTEEDQKIFKYLNNLDVEDFKDVKSGYSITFNFKPNPYFQDTKLTKTVAFPEEGTATITATSIKWKEGMGIPNSVAEDKKGNKRSHSEESFFTWFNDSQHNGDMVEIHDEVAEIIKDDLWPNPLTYFNNDADEEEFEMDDDDDDDDEVSEKGSDGSDEDDDDGEQDDVDDD; via the exons ATGGGGGCAGACAAGGGGAAGAAGCGGATATCGGGGCAAGCAGAGGAGGAGAACAACGGCGCGGAGCACGTTGAAGGAGACCTGGTTATTTCTGTTGAGAAGCTTCAGGAAATTCAAGAAGAGCTTCAAAAa ATCAATGAAGAAGCAAGTGAAAAAGTCTTAGAAGTGGAACAGAAGTACAATGAGATACGTAAGCCAGTCTATGATAAGAGAAATGACCTCATAAAATCCATTCCTGATTTTTGGTTGACGGCG TTTCTAAGTCACCCCGTCCTCAGTGAACTTTTGACTGAAGAAGACCAGAAG ATATTCAAGTACTTGAATAACCTTGATGTGGAAGATTTCAAAGATGTTAAATCTGGATACTCGATTACATTT AATTTCAAACCCAATCCATATTTTCAAGATACTAAGCTCACAAAGACTGTTGCCTTCCCTGAGGAGGGAACAGCAACTATAACTGCCACATCAATAAAGTGGAAAGAAGGCATG GGAATTCCTAACAGCGTTGCTGAAGATAAGAAAGGAAACAAACGATCTCATTCTGAGGAAAG CTTCTTTACATGGTTCAACGACTCCCAACATAATGGGGATATGGTTGAAATTCACGATGAG GTTGCTGAAATCATCAAGGATGATTTGTGGCCAAATCCTCtcacatattttaataat GATGCTGATGAAGAGGAATTTGAGATGGACGACGATGATGACGATGATGACGAGGTAAGT GAAAAGGGTAGTGACGGATCTGACGAAGATGACGATGATGGCGAACAAGATGATGTTGACGATGACTAA
- the LOC142540881 gene encoding NAP1-related protein 2-like isoform X8: protein MGADKGKKRISGQAEEENNGAEHVEGDLVISVEKLQEIQEELQKINEEASEKVLEVEQKYNEIRKPVYDKRNDLIKSIPDFWLTAFLSHPVLSELLTEEDQKIFKYLNNLDVEDFKDVKSGYSITFNFKPNPYFQDTKLTKTVAFPEEGTATITATSIKWKEGMGIPNSVAEDKKGNKRSHSEESFFTWFNDSQHNGDMVEIHDEVAEIIKDDLWPNPLTYFNNDADEEEFEMDDDDDDDDEGSDGSDEDDDDGEQDDVDDD from the exons ATGGGGGCAGACAAGGGGAAGAAGCGGATATCGGGGCAAGCAGAGGAGGAGAACAACGGCGCGGAGCACGTTGAAGGAGACCTGGTTATTTCTGTTGAGAAGCTTCAGGAAATTCAAGAAGAGCTTCAAAAa ATCAATGAAGAAGCAAGTGAAAAAGTCTTAGAAGTGGAACAGAAGTACAATGAGATACGTAAGCCAGTCTATGATAAGAGAAATGACCTCATAAAATCCATTCCTGATTTTTGGTTGACGGCG TTTCTAAGTCACCCCGTCCTCAGTGAACTTTTGACTGAAGAAGACCAGAAG ATATTCAAGTACTTGAATAACCTTGATGTGGAAGATTTCAAAGATGTTAAATCTGGATACTCGATTACATTT AATTTCAAACCCAATCCATATTTTCAAGATACTAAGCTCACAAAGACTGTTGCCTTCCCTGAGGAGGGAACAGCAACTATAACTGCCACATCAATAAAGTGGAAAGAAGGCATG GGAATTCCTAACAGCGTTGCTGAAGATAAGAAAGGAAACAAACGATCTCATTCTGAGGAAAG CTTCTTTACATGGTTCAACGACTCCCAACATAATGGGGATATGGTTGAAATTCACGATGAG GTTGCTGAAATCATCAAGGATGATTTGTGGCCAAATCCTCtcacatattttaataat GATGCTGATGAAGAGGAATTTGAGATGGACGACGATGATGACGATGATGACGAG GGTAGTGACGGATCTGACGAAGATGACGATGATGGCGAACAAGATGATGTTGACGATGACTAA
- the LOC142540881 gene encoding NAP1-related protein 2-like isoform X4: MGADKGKKRISGQAEEENNGAEHVEGDLVISVEKLQEIQEELQKINEEASEKVLEVEQKYNEIRKPVYDKRNDLIKSIPDFWLTAFLSHPVLSELLTEEDQKIFKYLNNLDVEDFKDVKSGYSITFNFKPNPYFQDTKLTKTVAFPEEGTATITATSIKWKEGMGIPNSVAEDKKGNKRSHSEESFFTWFNDSQHNGDMVEIHDEQVAEIIKDDLWPNPLTYFNNDADEEEFEMDDDDDDDDEVSGSDGSDEDDDDGEQDDVDDD, translated from the exons ATGGGGGCAGACAAGGGGAAGAAGCGGATATCGGGGCAAGCAGAGGAGGAGAACAACGGCGCGGAGCACGTTGAAGGAGACCTGGTTATTTCTGTTGAGAAGCTTCAGGAAATTCAAGAAGAGCTTCAAAAa ATCAATGAAGAAGCAAGTGAAAAAGTCTTAGAAGTGGAACAGAAGTACAATGAGATACGTAAGCCAGTCTATGATAAGAGAAATGACCTCATAAAATCCATTCCTGATTTTTGGTTGACGGCG TTTCTAAGTCACCCCGTCCTCAGTGAACTTTTGACTGAAGAAGACCAGAAG ATATTCAAGTACTTGAATAACCTTGATGTGGAAGATTTCAAAGATGTTAAATCTGGATACTCGATTACATTT AATTTCAAACCCAATCCATATTTTCAAGATACTAAGCTCACAAAGACTGTTGCCTTCCCTGAGGAGGGAACAGCAACTATAACTGCCACATCAATAAAGTGGAAAGAAGGCATG GGAATTCCTAACAGCGTTGCTGAAGATAAGAAAGGAAACAAACGATCTCATTCTGAGGAAAG CTTCTTTACATGGTTCAACGACTCCCAACATAATGGGGATATGGTTGAAATTCACGATGAG CAGGTTGCTGAAATCATCAAGGATGATTTGTGGCCAAATCCTCtcacatattttaataat GATGCTGATGAAGAGGAATTTGAGATGGACGACGATGATGACGATGATGACGAGGTAAGT GGTAGTGACGGATCTGACGAAGATGACGATGATGGCGAACAAGATGATGTTGACGATGACTAA
- the LOC142540881 gene encoding NAP1-related protein 2-like isoform X7, with the protein MGADKGKKRISGQAEEENNGAEHVEGDLVISVEKLQEIQEELQKINEEASEKVLEVEQKYNEIRKPVYDKRNDLIKSIPDFWLTAFLSHPVLSELLTEEDQKIFKYLNNLDVEDFKDVKSGYSITFNFKPNPYFQDTKLTKTVAFPEEGTATITATSIKWKEGMGIPNSVAEDKKGNKRSHSEESFFTWFNDSQHNGDMVEIHDEQVAEIIKDDLWPNPLTYFNNDADEEEFEMDDDDDDDDEGSDGSDEDDDDGEQDDVDDD; encoded by the exons ATGGGGGCAGACAAGGGGAAGAAGCGGATATCGGGGCAAGCAGAGGAGGAGAACAACGGCGCGGAGCACGTTGAAGGAGACCTGGTTATTTCTGTTGAGAAGCTTCAGGAAATTCAAGAAGAGCTTCAAAAa ATCAATGAAGAAGCAAGTGAAAAAGTCTTAGAAGTGGAACAGAAGTACAATGAGATACGTAAGCCAGTCTATGATAAGAGAAATGACCTCATAAAATCCATTCCTGATTTTTGGTTGACGGCG TTTCTAAGTCACCCCGTCCTCAGTGAACTTTTGACTGAAGAAGACCAGAAG ATATTCAAGTACTTGAATAACCTTGATGTGGAAGATTTCAAAGATGTTAAATCTGGATACTCGATTACATTT AATTTCAAACCCAATCCATATTTTCAAGATACTAAGCTCACAAAGACTGTTGCCTTCCCTGAGGAGGGAACAGCAACTATAACTGCCACATCAATAAAGTGGAAAGAAGGCATG GGAATTCCTAACAGCGTTGCTGAAGATAAGAAAGGAAACAAACGATCTCATTCTGAGGAAAG CTTCTTTACATGGTTCAACGACTCCCAACATAATGGGGATATGGTTGAAATTCACGATGAG CAGGTTGCTGAAATCATCAAGGATGATTTGTGGCCAAATCCTCtcacatattttaataat GATGCTGATGAAGAGGAATTTGAGATGGACGACGATGATGACGATGATGACGAG GGTAGTGACGGATCTGACGAAGATGACGATGATGGCGAACAAGATGATGTTGACGATGACTAA
- the LOC142540881 gene encoding NAP1-related protein 2-like isoform X3, giving the protein MGADKGKKRISGQAEEENNGAEHVEGDLVISVEKLQEIQEELQKINEEASEKVLEVEQKYNEIRKPVYDKRNDLIKSIPDFWLTAFLSHPVLSELLTEEDQKIFKYLNNLDVEDFKDVKSGYSITFNFKPNPYFQDTKLTKTVAFPEEGTATITATSIKWKEGMGIPNSVAEDKKGNKRSHSEESFFTWFNDSQHNGDMVEIHDEQVAEIIKDDLWPNPLTYFNNDADEEEFEMDDDDDDDDEEKGSDGSDEDDDDGEQDDVDDD; this is encoded by the exons ATGGGGGCAGACAAGGGGAAGAAGCGGATATCGGGGCAAGCAGAGGAGGAGAACAACGGCGCGGAGCACGTTGAAGGAGACCTGGTTATTTCTGTTGAGAAGCTTCAGGAAATTCAAGAAGAGCTTCAAAAa ATCAATGAAGAAGCAAGTGAAAAAGTCTTAGAAGTGGAACAGAAGTACAATGAGATACGTAAGCCAGTCTATGATAAGAGAAATGACCTCATAAAATCCATTCCTGATTTTTGGTTGACGGCG TTTCTAAGTCACCCCGTCCTCAGTGAACTTTTGACTGAAGAAGACCAGAAG ATATTCAAGTACTTGAATAACCTTGATGTGGAAGATTTCAAAGATGTTAAATCTGGATACTCGATTACATTT AATTTCAAACCCAATCCATATTTTCAAGATACTAAGCTCACAAAGACTGTTGCCTTCCCTGAGGAGGGAACAGCAACTATAACTGCCACATCAATAAAGTGGAAAGAAGGCATG GGAATTCCTAACAGCGTTGCTGAAGATAAGAAAGGAAACAAACGATCTCATTCTGAGGAAAG CTTCTTTACATGGTTCAACGACTCCCAACATAATGGGGATATGGTTGAAATTCACGATGAG CAGGTTGCTGAAATCATCAAGGATGATTTGTGGCCAAATCCTCtcacatattttaataat GATGCTGATGAAGAGGAATTTGAGATGGACGACGATGATGACGATGATGACGAG GAAAAGGGTAGTGACGGATCTGACGAAGATGACGATGATGGCGAACAAGATGATGTTGACGATGACTAA
- the LOC142540881 gene encoding NAP1-related protein 2-like isoform X1, producing MGADKGKKRISGQAEEENNGAEHVEGDLVISVEKLQEIQEELQKINEEASEKVLEVEQKYNEIRKPVYDKRNDLIKSIPDFWLTAFLSHPVLSELLTEEDQKIFKYLNNLDVEDFKDVKSGYSITFNFKPNPYFQDTKLTKTVAFPEEGTATITATSIKWKEGMGIPNSVAEDKKGNKRSHSEESFFTWFNDSQHNGDMVEIHDEQVAEIIKDDLWPNPLTYFNNDADEEEFEMDDDDDDDDEVSEKGSDGSDEDDDDGEQDDVDDD from the exons ATGGGGGCAGACAAGGGGAAGAAGCGGATATCGGGGCAAGCAGAGGAGGAGAACAACGGCGCGGAGCACGTTGAAGGAGACCTGGTTATTTCTGTTGAGAAGCTTCAGGAAATTCAAGAAGAGCTTCAAAAa ATCAATGAAGAAGCAAGTGAAAAAGTCTTAGAAGTGGAACAGAAGTACAATGAGATACGTAAGCCAGTCTATGATAAGAGAAATGACCTCATAAAATCCATTCCTGATTTTTGGTTGACGGCG TTTCTAAGTCACCCCGTCCTCAGTGAACTTTTGACTGAAGAAGACCAGAAG ATATTCAAGTACTTGAATAACCTTGATGTGGAAGATTTCAAAGATGTTAAATCTGGATACTCGATTACATTT AATTTCAAACCCAATCCATATTTTCAAGATACTAAGCTCACAAAGACTGTTGCCTTCCCTGAGGAGGGAACAGCAACTATAACTGCCACATCAATAAAGTGGAAAGAAGGCATG GGAATTCCTAACAGCGTTGCTGAAGATAAGAAAGGAAACAAACGATCTCATTCTGAGGAAAG CTTCTTTACATGGTTCAACGACTCCCAACATAATGGGGATATGGTTGAAATTCACGATGAG CAGGTTGCTGAAATCATCAAGGATGATTTGTGGCCAAATCCTCtcacatattttaataat GATGCTGATGAAGAGGAATTTGAGATGGACGACGATGATGACGATGATGACGAGGTAAGT GAAAAGGGTAGTGACGGATCTGACGAAGATGACGATGATGGCGAACAAGATGATGTTGACGATGACTAA
- the LOC142540881 gene encoding NAP1-related protein 2-like isoform X6 codes for MGADKGKKRISGQAEEENNGAEHVEGDLVISVEKLQEIQEELQKINEEASEKVLEVEQKYNEIRKPVYDKRNDLIKSIPDFWLTAFLSHPVLSELLTEEDQKIFKYLNNLDVEDFKDVKSGYSITFNFKPNPYFQDTKLTKTVAFPEEGTATITATSIKWKEGMGIPNSVAEDKKGNKRSHSEESFFTWFNDSQHNGDMVEIHDEVAEIIKDDLWPNPLTYFNNDADEEEFEMDDDDDDDDEVSGSDGSDEDDDDGEQDDVDDD; via the exons ATGGGGGCAGACAAGGGGAAGAAGCGGATATCGGGGCAAGCAGAGGAGGAGAACAACGGCGCGGAGCACGTTGAAGGAGACCTGGTTATTTCTGTTGAGAAGCTTCAGGAAATTCAAGAAGAGCTTCAAAAa ATCAATGAAGAAGCAAGTGAAAAAGTCTTAGAAGTGGAACAGAAGTACAATGAGATACGTAAGCCAGTCTATGATAAGAGAAATGACCTCATAAAATCCATTCCTGATTTTTGGTTGACGGCG TTTCTAAGTCACCCCGTCCTCAGTGAACTTTTGACTGAAGAAGACCAGAAG ATATTCAAGTACTTGAATAACCTTGATGTGGAAGATTTCAAAGATGTTAAATCTGGATACTCGATTACATTT AATTTCAAACCCAATCCATATTTTCAAGATACTAAGCTCACAAAGACTGTTGCCTTCCCTGAGGAGGGAACAGCAACTATAACTGCCACATCAATAAAGTGGAAAGAAGGCATG GGAATTCCTAACAGCGTTGCTGAAGATAAGAAAGGAAACAAACGATCTCATTCTGAGGAAAG CTTCTTTACATGGTTCAACGACTCCCAACATAATGGGGATATGGTTGAAATTCACGATGAG GTTGCTGAAATCATCAAGGATGATTTGTGGCCAAATCCTCtcacatattttaataat GATGCTGATGAAGAGGAATTTGAGATGGACGACGATGATGACGATGATGACGAGGTAAGT GGTAGTGACGGATCTGACGAAGATGACGATGATGGCGAACAAGATGATGTTGACGATGACTAA
- the LOC142540881 gene encoding NAP1-related protein 2-like isoform X5: MGADKGKKRISGQAEEENNGAEHVEGDLVISVEKLQEIQEELQKINEEASEKVLEVEQKYNEIRKPVYDKRNDLIKSIPDFWLTAFLSHPVLSELLTEEDQKIFKYLNNLDVEDFKDVKSGYSITFNFKPNPYFQDTKLTKTVAFPEEGTATITATSIKWKEGMGIPNSVAEDKKGNKRSHSEESFFTWFNDSQHNGDMVEIHDEVAEIIKDDLWPNPLTYFNNDADEEEFEMDDDDDDDDEEKGSDGSDEDDDDGEQDDVDDD; encoded by the exons ATGGGGGCAGACAAGGGGAAGAAGCGGATATCGGGGCAAGCAGAGGAGGAGAACAACGGCGCGGAGCACGTTGAAGGAGACCTGGTTATTTCTGTTGAGAAGCTTCAGGAAATTCAAGAAGAGCTTCAAAAa ATCAATGAAGAAGCAAGTGAAAAAGTCTTAGAAGTGGAACAGAAGTACAATGAGATACGTAAGCCAGTCTATGATAAGAGAAATGACCTCATAAAATCCATTCCTGATTTTTGGTTGACGGCG TTTCTAAGTCACCCCGTCCTCAGTGAACTTTTGACTGAAGAAGACCAGAAG ATATTCAAGTACTTGAATAACCTTGATGTGGAAGATTTCAAAGATGTTAAATCTGGATACTCGATTACATTT AATTTCAAACCCAATCCATATTTTCAAGATACTAAGCTCACAAAGACTGTTGCCTTCCCTGAGGAGGGAACAGCAACTATAACTGCCACATCAATAAAGTGGAAAGAAGGCATG GGAATTCCTAACAGCGTTGCTGAAGATAAGAAAGGAAACAAACGATCTCATTCTGAGGAAAG CTTCTTTACATGGTTCAACGACTCCCAACATAATGGGGATATGGTTGAAATTCACGATGAG GTTGCTGAAATCATCAAGGATGATTTGTGGCCAAATCCTCtcacatattttaataat GATGCTGATGAAGAGGAATTTGAGATGGACGACGATGATGACGATGATGACGAG GAAAAGGGTAGTGACGGATCTGACGAAGATGACGATGATGGCGAACAAGATGATGTTGACGATGACTAA